A region of the Spirochaetota bacterium genome:
GCCAGTAGGTCAATTACCTTTGCCTTTCCCTCATCACCCCATTGTAGTCCAACTACAAGAGTAGTCATAATCTTACTCCAATACTGAATTATTTATGAACTAGTAATGTTTATCAATAAAAATGAGTAAAGGTACTATTTGAATTTCTTTTGTGTAGATTAAAATTTTTCTAGTAAATAAACCAAAAAATTTCAGTTTTTAAAGGTCTAATCTAGTCTTGCTACTCAGACAACAACTCAAAAATTACATTGGTATTAGTTACTGCTAGGTTTTTGGGAGAGACTAGCAAGTTTCTCTAGTATATCCTCTGCGTGCCTATTGACATCTACATTATCAAATATGTGTATTATTTTACCATCCTTGTCTATTAGAAATGTTACTCTTTTGGAAAGACCTGCAAAGCCTGAGACTCCGTATAAACTTGTTATTTTTCTGTCCTTATCCGAAATAAGGGTAAAATTCAGATTATACTTTGACTTGAACTTCTTGTGAGACTCAACAGTATCAGTGCTAACACCTAAAACAACTATATCATTAGAAGCAAGTTTTGACATATTATCTCTTATGTTACAAGCCTGCTTCGTACAACCTGGTGTATCGTCTTTTGGATAGAAGTAAAGCACTACATACTTGCCTCTAAAGTCAGATAATCTTATTTGCTTACCTTCATCGGTTATACCAACAAAATCCGGAGCTAGCATACCTACTGCTAAAAGTACATCCATAAAATATCCTCCTGAATTAGTGTTTATTATAAATTTAAAAATTTCAGATGATTTTTCAAGCCTTGTTTCTTCAAGTGTAGATAGATAAAAACTTGTTAAGCGAGTCAAAAAACGATTACACTCATAGGGTATGAAGTTTAAGATACTTGTATATATATTGATTTCAGTTTTTATCGTAGTTTTAGTTTTAATAACATACCTTACACTATTCCTTGACCCGAACCTGATAATCTCTCAACTCATACCATATCTAGAAGAAACGTACAAACTAAAAGTTGAGTATGTTTTCAAGGGTAAGAATTTACTATCACTGATAAATGGGATAGAGATAAACGATGTTCAGGTGCGTGCGAATACAAAGAAAAACAAGAAGTTGTTAGCATCAACAAAAAGTCTATTCATTCAGTTTGACTTGCTTAAAGTGTTGAGTTCTTTTGAAGTCAGTAGAATAAGAGTTGTTGATTCTCAAGTTTTTTTGGAAAATTTGATTGACTACATAAACTCCAAGGAGTTTAAAGAAGCAATTTCAGCAACGAATACAAATGCTACTACTGTATCACTCAAGACTCTGTCGTTTGAAAGAGCAAAGGTTAATTATAATAGGAATAGGTTTGATTTTGATAAAGTCATTATAAACACTTCAGACTTTAGAGTAGAGGGTTATCTAACTACTACGAGAAGTAGGTTTTGGTTTGATGGTAGGAACTTCTTTATTGACAGTCTTGAAGGAAAGGAAGTTATTGGAGATGTTGCTGTTAAGGAAGTGAGGGGATTTTTAACTAATGAACTTGTGGAATTTAAGATTTCTTCTGTTAAGTATTCTAACATTGTGGAGTTTAGTAATGTTGTTGTGAAAGGTAGGACTGACAAACTTATTTTCCTTGGGAGTGTTGATGAAGCAGTCTTAAGATTCGGGGGTATTGATACAAAAATATTTGATCCAAGTTTTACACTGAACTTGAGTAAAGGAATTGAAGGAAGTTTTGAAATTCTTGGTTCTATCAAAGGGGAGTTTAGGGTAGGGGATAGAGAGACAACGATTGAGGCTCAAGTTTCGTCTCTTGGCTTAAAGAAACTGCCTAGGGAGATTTCTAATCTGGTAGCAGGTGTGTTTGATGATATTATGCTATCTGGTAAGATCAGGCTTATTGTCAGTTCAGACGAAACATATATTTATGTAAAATCCATTTCTAAAGTTCGGACTAAACTAGATATTCCACTTTTCAAGAATTT
Encoded here:
- the bcp gene encoding thioredoxin-dependent thiol peroxidase, yielding MDVLLAVGMLAPDFVGITDEGKQIRLSDFRGKYVVLYFYPKDDTPGCTKQACNIRDNMSKLASNDIVVLGVSTDTVESHKKFKSKYNLNFTLISDKDRKITSLYGVSGFAGLSKRVTFLIDKDGKIIHIFDNVDVNRHAEDILEKLASLSQKPSSN